The Leifsonia xyli genomic sequence CGAAGAGAACGTGTCGGGCGACGGAGCCGGCTTCGGCATCCACGGCAGGATCGACCAGGTCGACCTGCAGTCGGAGATGCAGCGGTCGTACCTCGACTACGCGATGTCGGTCATCATCGGCCGCGCACTGCCGGAGGTCCGCGACGGACTGAAGCCGGTGCACCGCCGCGTGATCTATGCGATGTTCGACGGCGGATACCGCCCGGACAAGGCGTTCTCCAAGTGCGCCCGCGTTGTCGGCGATGTGATGGGCCAGTTCCACCCGCACGGCGACACGGCGATCTACGACGCGCTCGTCCGCCTCGTCCAGCCATGGAGCCTCCGTTACCCGCTCGCCCTCGGCCAGGGCAACTTCGGATCGCCGGGCAACGATGGCGCCGCCGCACCCCGGTACACCGAGACGAAGATGGCTCCCCTCGCGCTCGAGATGGTGCGCGACATCGACGAGGAGACCGTCGACTTCCATGACAACTACGACGGCCGCACGCAGGAGCCGGCCGTTCTTCCCAGCCGCTTCCCGAATCTGCTGGTCAATGGCTCGGTCGGCATCGCGGTCGGCATGGCCACGAACATCCCTCCGCACAACCTGCGCGAGGTCGCGGCGGGCGCCCTGTGGCACCTCGAGAACCCGGACGCCTCGCGCGAGGAGCTGCTCGAAGAGCTCATCAAGCGGATCAAGGGCCCGGACTTCCCGACCGGAGCGCAGATCCTCGGCACCAAGGGCATCCACGACGCGTACCGCACCGGTCGCGGCTCGATCACGATGCGCGCGGTGGTCAACATCGAGGAGATCCAGGGTCGGGTCTGCCTCGTCGTCACCGAGCTGCCGTACCAGGTCAACCCGGACAACTTGGCGATCAAGATCGCCGACCTGGTCAAGGAGGGCCGCATCGGCGGCATCGCGGACATCCGCGACGAGACCTCCGGACGCACAGGCCAGCGCCTCGTCATCGTGCTCAAGCGCGACGCGGTCGCCAAGGTCGTGCTGAACAACCTGTACAAGCACACGCAGCTGCAGGAGAACTTCGGCGCGAACATGCTCGCGATCGTGGACAATGTGCCTCGCACGCTCTCGCTCGATGGTTTCATCACCGCGTGGGTCGCCCACCAGATCGATGTCATCGTCCGCCGCACCCGATTCCGTCTGCGCAAGGCGGAGGAGCGGGCGCACATCCTGCGGGGCTACCTCAAGGCGCTGGATGCTCTGGACGAGGTCATCGCCCTCATCCGCCGGTCGGCCACGGTCGACGACGCGCGCGAGGGTCTGAAGAGCCTGCTCGAGGTCGACGACGTTCAGGCGGACGCCATCCTCGCGATGCAGCTGCGCCGACTGGCCGCCCTCGAGCGCCAGAAGATCATGGAGGAGGCCGAGGCGATCGAGAAGCAGATCGCCGAGTACCACGCGATCCTCGACGACCCGGCGCGTCAGCGCACCATCGTGAGCGAAGAGCTCACCGAGATCGTCGACCGCTTCGGCGACGACCGCCGCACCGAGATCATGTTCGGCTACGACGGCGATATGAGCATGGAAGACCTGATTCCCGAAGAGGAGATGGTCGTCACAGTCACGCGCGGGGGGTACATCAAGCGCACGCGCAGCGACAACTACCGCAGCCAGCACCGTGGCGGCAAGGGCGTCAAGGGCGCACAGCTGCGCGGTGAGGATGTGGTCGACCACTTCTTCGTGACCACCACGCACCATTGGCTCCTGTTCTTCACCAACCAGGGGCGCGTCTACCGTGCGAAGACCTACGAGGTACAGGAGGCCGGCCGCGACGCCAAGGGTCAGCATGTCGCCAACCTGCTCGCCCTGCAGCCGGATGAGGAGATCGCCGAGATCCTCGACATCCGCGACTACGAGGCGGCCAAGTACCTGGTGCTGGCGACGCGCGAGGGTCTCATCAAGAAGACCGCGCTGTCGGAGTACGACACCAACCGCACCGGCGGGATCATCGCGATCAAGCTGCGCGAGGGCGACGAGCTCGTGTCGGCGCTGCTGGTGGAGGAGGACTCCGACCTCCTGCTCGTGTCGCGCAAGGGCATGTCGATCCGCTTCAGGGCTTCCGACGAGGCGCTGCGACCGATGGGCCGCTCCACCTCCGGTGTGATCGGCATGCACTTCCGCGGTGAGGACAGCCTGCTCGACGCATCGGTCGTCTCCGACGAGGGCTATGTCTTCGTCGTGACCGAGGGCGGGTACGCGAAGCGCACCTCGGCCGACCAGTACCGACTGCAGAACCGCGGCGGTCTGGGCATCAAGGTGGCCAAGCTGAACGACGATCGTGGTGACCTGGTGGGCGCGCTCATCGTCGGCGAGGACGACGAGGTCCTTGTGGTTCTTGCCAGCGGCAAGGTGGTACGCTCTGCCGTGGCCGAGGTACCCGCCAAGGGCCGTGACACCATGGGTGTCGTCTTTGCACGTTTCGCCGAGTCGGACAAGATCATCGCTCTGGCGAAGAACACCGAACGCGACCTCGAGTCCTCCAGTCCCGCGGAGGAAGCCGAGGCGGTCGGGAAGGAAGAAACCGTAGATGAGCAGTAGCGTCGCCGACAAGCTCGCCAAGAAGTCGTCCCGCCGACCCGCATCCGCCAAGCAGGTGCGGCTGAAGCTGGTCTACATCGACTTCTGGTCGACCGTGAAGCTCTCGTTCCTCGCCGGCATCTGCCTGGCGATCATCGCGATCGTCGGCACGTTCCTGGTCTGGACCGTGCTCGACCGCACCGGCATCTTCGACCAGGTGAACAGCCTGTTCAAGGACATCTCCGGCGCCGGCGGGAGCGACCTCCGTTCGATCCTCGGCCTCGGTCAGGTCATGGGCTTCTCACTGATCGTCGCGATCCTCGACATCGTCGTGGTGACCGCTCTCGGCGCGGTGTTCGCCCTCCTCTACAACCTCTCGGTGAAGATCACAGGCGGTCTGCTGGTCGGGTTCACCAACAACTGACCGATTTCACAATACCTAAGCCGATCGGGTAGTCTCGTATCTGCCCATTCGGGGATATAGCTCAGGCGGTTAGAGCGCTTCGCTGATAACGAAGAGGTCCGAGGTTCAAGTCCTCGTATCCCCACCATTCTCCCGTTTCGGGGCCTTAGCTCAGTTGGTAGAGCGCCTGCTTTGCAAGCAGGATGTCAGGAGTTCGAATCTCCTAGGCTCCACCCCTTCTCTTCATCACTCCTGTGGCGGCACGATCGGCCGTGTCGGGAACGGGCTCGAGTACGAGACGCTCGTCGTCACGCTCCCCAGGGTTCCGACTCGTCCGCTCACCTGCTCAAGGTGACGCATCGACGTCGCGACGACCTTCAGGATGAAGCAGTCGTCCCCCGTGACATGGTGCGCCTCGACAACCTCCGGGATATCGGCCAGCAGGTCGTGCAGCGGCTGGTACTGGCTGCTCGGGTAGCGCAGGCGCAGGAACGCCAGGATGCCGTACCCGAGCCGATCCGGGTCGACCACCGCGCGGTAGCCCGCGATCACCCCGGCCTCCTCGAGTCGACGGATGCGCTCGGCGACCGCGCTGTTCGACATGTGGACGCGGCGAGCGAGCTCGGCGACGGACTGTCGGCCGTCCCGCTGGAGCTCGGCGAGAAGCGCCCGATCGACGCTGTCGGCGGTGAACGGAAGAGTGACGGCCATGCCGCGATTCTGGCATGGAATCGACGGTGCAACGAACGGACTGCCGTCGATCGTCTGTTCCATCGGGTCGATCGCCTTCATATGCTCGAGGCATGACGATCACGACCTCCGAAGCCGCCCGCCACTTCGCCGCGAAGCTCCAGTTCGAGACGGATCCCTCTGATGTGAAGGCGGCCATGGACGCAGGGGAGCGCTTCGTACTGGTCGATTCCCGGGGCGAGGCGGCCTGGCGGCAGGGACGCGTGGAAGGCGCCATCCACCTGCCGACGTCCGAGATCGCCGACCGCGCGCCCGAGCTCATCGCCCCGGGCACGCCGGTCGTCGTGTACTGCTGGGGCCCGGGATGCAACGGGTCGACGCGTGCAGCGCTCGCCTTCTCCCTGCTCGGTTACGAGGTGCGCGAGATGATCGGCGGCTTCGAGTACTGGGCGCGCGAGGGACTGTCGGTCGTGGACGACGCCGGCCCCGTCGTGCGGGCGATCGACGACCTCACGGCACCGCTCGGTGCGATCGACTGCGCGTGCTGACTATTTGAGCAGCCGGCTCAGGACCCGGTCGGCGAGGGGTTTGCCGCCGGTCTGGCACGTGGGGCAGTACTGGAACGTCGAATCGTGGAAGATGACCTGCCGGATCGTGTCCCCGCACACCGGGCACGCTTCGCCCGTGCGTCCGTGGACGCGGAGGTTCGACTTCTTCTCGCTCTTGAGCTCCGACGCGGCGAGGCCATCCGCCCGCGCGAGTGCTTCGCGCAGCGTCGACTGGACGGCCTCGTAGAGGCGGGCGACATCGTCCGGCCCCATGTTGGCCGGCTTGTACGGGGACATCTTGGCGACGTGCAGGATCTCGTCCGAGTACGCGTTGCCGATCCCGGCGATGAGGGACTGGTTGCGCAGCACTCCCTTGATCTGGGCGCGGCCCTGCGCGGCGAGGATGCCGGCGAAGACCGCCTCCGTGAACGCGGCTTCGAGCGGGTCCGGGCCCAGTCGGGCGATCCCCGGCACCTCCGAGGGATCGGCGACGACGTAGATCGCGAGGCTCTTCTTGGTGCCGGCCTCGGTGATGTCGAGGCCCGAACCGTCGTCGAGGACGAGCCGCGCGGCCAGTGGTCCCTTGCCCAAGCGACCAGTGGGCGGGGGCGGGGGCTTGTCGCGCCAGCGGATCCAGCCGGCGCGGGCGAGGTGGATGATGACGTGCAGCTCGCCCGCGGCGATGTCGAGGAACTTGCCGTGCCGGGTGACGCCGCTGATCGTCAGGTCGTGCAGGGCGTCGGCGGGCGGGTCGAAGGTCTTCAGCGCCGAGAACGCAACGATGCCGAGCCGATCGATGACACGACCCGTCAGCCGGCGGTCGAGGTCGGCGGCGAGGGCGGTGACTTCCGGCAGTTCGGGCATCACCACTAGTCTGCCCCCGACCACCGACATCGGCAGTAGTGTGAGGCGGTGGACATCCGAGTCGCGGCCTACGGCGTCATCACCGACGGTGACCGCATCCTCCTCGCGCACTGGAACGAGAGCGGCCGGTCCGGGTGGACGCTGCCCGGCGGCGGGATCGACCCGGGGAGGATCCGGCGGACGCGGTCGTACGCGAGATCGCCGAAGAGACCGGGTACGCGGCGGAGGCGGGAGCGCTGCTCGGGATCGACTCGAAGGTCATCCCGCACGAGCATCGCTTCATCCCGGAGGCCGGACCGCTCCATGCGCTGCGGATCATCTACCGCGCGAGCGTCGTCGGGGGCACTCTCACGAACGAGTTGGATGGCACGACCGACGAGGCCGCGTGGTTCCCGCTCGGACGGATCCCGAAGCGCCGCGTCGAGCTGGTCGACATCGCCCTCGGGCTCGCCGGACTCGATCAGGCCTGAGTGCTCACCGGGCGGCGCTGCTCGCTCGGCATGAGGATCCACAACACGATGTAGGCGAGGAACTGCGGTCCGGGAAGCAGGCAGGACAGCAGGAAGAGGATGCGCACGGTCCACGGGCGCAGGCCGAAGCGCAGCGCGAGACCGGCGCAGACGCCGGCGAGGATGCGCTCATCACGGGGACGGAAGAGAGTGTTCATGCTCTTCAGCCTCGCAGCGGGCGCGCACCATCGCCATCGGGGAAACCCCCGAATGGACCCTGGGGTTCAGCCCCTACTGCTGCGACTCGGCCGCCGAGTCGCCGGTCGATGCGGGCGTCGTCGGCTCCTCGTCCGCGACCCAGAGCTCGTCGTCGGCGCGGAAGGTCTGCCAGACGGCGTACAGCAGTCCGACGGCCGCAATGAGTCCCAAACCGATGGCGATGACGCCGCCGGCACCGGGGCCGGACTTCTGGGGCTCCACCTTGACCTTCTTCGTCAGCTCCTTGCGCGCCTTCTGGAAGTCGCCGGCGAACGCGGCGGAACGTGCGGCTCGCGCGTGGTCGACCACCGAGAGGGCGGTGCCGACGACCGTGCCGACGGCCGGGATGACATCGCGGACGACCTTCTCGCGGGCCTGGCCGGCGTAGCGGCCCGCGGTGTCCTTGGCCGCTTGCGCCGTGGGGACGACGTACTGGTCGTACCCCTCACGGACGCGCGGCGCGATCTCCTCGCGGGTGTAGTAGGCCGCCTGCTTGCGGGCCTCGGCGGCAAGCGCGTTGGCGTTGGCCAGGACCTCCTGCTGCTGACTCCACAGCTCCTCGGCTCCGCTGCGCAGTCGCTTGAGTTCCTTCTGGCGCTTCCGTGTCAGGCTCATCTGTTCCTCCGTCGAGTCATCGGTGGCGACTGACTCCATCTTGCCACCGAAAGGGCTGGGGATGGCCCGAGAGCTCTCACGGCTGCCCGGGTCGTCTATACGCCCTGTGCAAGAATTGGTGCCATGTCTAAGCACACCGCTGTCGCCACGCTCCACACTAACTACGGAGACATCAAGGTCAACCTCTTCGGCAATCACGCGCCGAAGACGGTCCGCAACTTCGAGGGCCTGGCGACGGGCGAGATCGAGTGGACGCATCCCGCCACCGGCGAGAAGACGAACGCTCCTCTCTATAACGGTGTGGTCTTCCACCGCATCATCCCCGGCTTCATGATCCAGGGCGGCGACCCGCTCGGTCAGGGCGTCGGCGGCCCGGGCTACCAGTTCGACGACGAGATCAACCCGGAGCTCGATTTCACCCAGCCGTACATCCTCGCGATGGCGAACGCCGGCGTCCAGGGCGGCCGCGGCACGAACGGCTCGCAGTTCTTCATCACGGTCGCCCCGACCACCTGGCTGCAGGGCAAGCACACGATCTTCGGCGAGGTCGCGGACGACGCGTCGCGCAAGATCGTCGACAAGCTGGCCGAGGTTCCGACCGACGCGCGCGACCGGCCGCTGGACGACGTGGTCATCGAGTCGATCGACATCGAGCAGGTCTGAACAGAAAGGCGGGCGGAGTAGAACCATGACTCAGCCCGTCGGCGCGCGCTCCAATTACTGCTACCGCCATCCCGATCGCGAGAGCTACGTGCTCTGCCAGCGGTGCGGCCGCACCATCTGCGGTGAGTGCCAGACCCCTGGCGCGGTCGGTGTGGTGTGCCCGGAATGCATGGCGCAGCAGCGCGCCTCGCACCCGCGCACCAAGCCGGCGTGGATGACGCGTCTGACCGGGCAGGGTGCGCCTGTCGTGACCTACGCCATCATCGGCGTGTGCGTCCTGGTCTTCATCGTGCAGACCGTCGGCGATCTGCTCGGCTTCCAGGTGACGAACGCCCTGCGCTACGCGGGCGCGTACTCGTATCCGGCGTCCGTGTCCGGAGCGTTCGAGCCATGGCGGATGTTCACAAGCATCTTCGCGCACGCGAACATCCTGC encodes the following:
- a CDS encoding peptidylprolyl isomerase — protein: MSKHTAVATLHTNYGDIKVNLFGNHAPKTVRNFEGLATGEIEWTHPATGEKTNAPLYNGVVFHRIIPGFMIQGGDPLGQGVGGPGYQFDDEINPELDFTQPYILAMANAGVQGGRGTNGSQFFITVAPTTWLQGKHTIFGEVADDASRKIVDKLAEVPTDARDRPLDDVVIESIDIEQV
- a CDS encoding DNA gyrase subunit A; this encodes MTDEENVSGDGAGFGIHGRIDQVDLQSEMQRSYLDYAMSVIIGRALPEVRDGLKPVHRRVIYAMFDGGYRPDKAFSKCARVVGDVMGQFHPHGDTAIYDALVRLVQPWSLRYPLALGQGNFGSPGNDGAAAPRYTETKMAPLALEMVRDIDEETVDFHDNYDGRTQEPAVLPSRFPNLLVNGSVGIAVGMATNIPPHNLREVAAGALWHLENPDASREELLEELIKRIKGPDFPTGAQILGTKGIHDAYRTGRGSITMRAVVNIEEIQGRVCLVVTELPYQVNPDNLAIKIADLVKEGRIGGIADIRDETSGRTGQRLVIVLKRDAVAKVVLNNLYKHTQLQENFGANMLAIVDNVPRTLSLDGFITAWVAHQIDVIVRRTRFRLRKAEERAHILRGYLKALDALDEVIALIRRSATVDDAREGLKSLLEVDDVQADAILAMQLRRLAALERQKIMEEAEAIEKQIAEYHAILDDPARQRTIVSEELTEIVDRFGDDRRTEIMFGYDGDMSMEDLIPEEEMVVTVTRGGYIKRTRSDNYRSQHRGGKGVKGAQLRGEDVVDHFFVTTTHHWLLFFTNQGRVYRAKTYEVQEAGRDAKGQHVANLLALQPDEEIAEILDIRDYEAAKYLVLATREGLIKKTALSEYDTNRTGGIIAIKLREGDELVSALLVEEDSDLLLVSRKGMSIRFRASDEALRPMGRSTSGVIGMHFRGEDSLLDASVVSDEGYVFVVTEGGYAKRTSADQYRLQNRGGLGIKVAKLNDDRGDLVGALIVGEDDEVLVVLASGKVVRSAVAEVPAKGRDTMGVVFARFAESDKIIALAKNTERDLESSSPAEEAEAVGKEETVDEQ
- a CDS encoding ArsR family transcriptional regulator, yielding MAVTLPFTADSVDRALLAELQRDGRQSVAELARRVHMSNSAVAERIRRLEEAGVIAGYRAVVDPDRLGYGILAFLRLRYPSSQYQPLHDLLADIPEVVEAHHVTGDDCFILKVVATSMRHLEQVSGRVGTLGSVTTSVSYSSPFPTRPIVPPQE
- a CDS encoding sulfurtransferase, which gives rise to MTITTSEAARHFAAKLQFETDPSDVKAAMDAGERFVLVDSRGEAAWRQGRVEGAIHLPTSEIADRAPELIAPGTPVVVYCWGPGCNGSTRAALAFSLLGYEVREMIGGFEYWAREGLSVVDDAGPVVRAIDDLTAPLGAIDCAC
- a CDS encoding DNA lyase, whose translation is MPELPEVTALAADLDRRLTGRVIDRLGIVAFSALKTFDPPADALHDLTISGVTRHGKFLDIAAGELHVIIHLARAGWIRWRDKPPPPPTGRLGKGPLAARLVLDDGSGLDITEAGTKKSLAIYVVADPSEVPGIARLGPDPLEAAFTEAVFAGILAAQGRAQIKGVLRNQSLIAGIGNAYSDEILHVAKMSPYKPANMGPDDVARLYEAVQSTLREALARADGLAASELKSEKKSNLRVHGRTGEACPVCGDTIRQVIFHDSTFQYCPTCQTGGKPLADRVLSRLLK